In Neisseria perflava, the DNA window TCAAAAATGGTGTCGTGACCGTAACCTTTGCCGAAAACATAGGTATCGTTGTGTTCGCCGCCTTCCATGTAATCATTGCCTGCGCCGCCGTCAAGCAGGTCGGCACCTACATGGGCATAGAGTTTGTCGTTACCGTTGCCGCCGTAGAGTTTATCGTCGGAATCTGGCTCAGTGCTGTAATAGGTTGCACTGTGTTCGCGCAAGATGTCATCGCCGTCGTGGCCATAGAGGGTGTCATGGCCGTCGTTGCCGCCGTCGATTTCATTGTTGGCTGCATTACCATGCAAAGTGTCATCGCCGTCAGTACCGGCAAATTTAATGGTTTCAGCTTTCACAGGTTGAAAGGCTTGTTGGAACTGAGTGGCAGTGTAAGTTTGGTCGTTAAACTGGAAGCGGTCGATGGAAATGCTGCCATCCGCACCGATTTGGTTTTGAATCAAGGCTGAACCTTGTTCTGAAGTAATTTCCCAGCTTTGGCTGCCATCATTGTTATGAATGGTCTTCAGGTTGAGCTTGGCATTGTTCAGGCCGTCTGAAAACTTGAGGGTATTGATGCCTTGGTTGTCGATAATGGTATCGTTGTCGCCGTAGATATAGGTATCGTTTCCGGCGCCACCTTTCAGAATGTCTTTACCTTTGCCGCCCACCAAAATGTCGTCGCCTGCATCACCGTTGATGACATCGTTACCGTCGCCGCCATCCAGATAATCGTTGCCCTCGCCGCCGTTGAGGTTGTCGTTGCCACCCATGCCGTAAACGGTATCATCACCGCGTCCGCTGTTGAGGCGGTTGCGGCCTTCGTTACCGGTCAGAATGTTATTGCTATTGTTGCCGGCGGCAAAAATATTGGCCGAGCCGGTCAAGGTAACATTTTCGACGTGGGTAGCGGCGGTATGGGAAATGCTGCTGAATACGGTGTCTTCGCCGCCGCCAGCTTGTTCGATAACCACGTCTTTTACATCATCAACGTAGTAAGTGTCATTGCCGTCTCCGCCTTCCATAATGTCGGCACCGGCTTTTCCGTCGATAATATCATCGCCGGATGTGCCGATAAGATGGTCATTGCCGTCGCTGCCATCTATGGTCTTGCCGCTTTCGGTATGCTCTGTCAGGGAAATATCGAAATATTTGGCAAAGCTGTTTACATCCAGTTTTTGTGTGCCAATGATGAATTGGGAGACTGCCGGTGTTGTACCGTTTTGAGTGTATTGGTTTTTGATGGTTAAAACGGCGTTGCTGTTTTTTACGGCAATCAGCCAGTCGTGACCACCAGTTTCGTTGTTTCGGACTTCAACGGTTAAATCGTTAAGGCTCAGGTCAGTATGGAAGCGGATGCTGTTGTGGCCTTGGTTGTCGATAACGGTGTCTTGCTCGCTTTTGGCAGAGAAAAGGTAGGTGTCGTCGCCTTCGCCACCTTCAAGCACATCATTACCTGCTTCGCCGTTGAGGGTGTCATTGCCTGTTTCGCCGAAAAGACGGTCGTTGCCTTCGCCGCCGTTGATGAAATCGTTGCCGCCGCCGCAATAAACGATGTCGTCACCGCGACCGCTGTTGAGGCGGTTGCGGCCTTCATTGCCGATGAGGATGTTGTTACTGTTGTTGCCTGCGCCGAAGATGTTGGCTGTACCGGTCAAAACAAGGTTTTCAACGTGGTTTGGAAGGGTATAGCTGACGTTGCTGTAAACCGTATCATCTCCGCCATTTGGGTTTTCAATGATTTTATCGTCGCTGCGGGTTACATAATAAACGTCATCTCCCGATGTGCCTGTTGTTGCTTGTGCAAGTGGGGATGGCTGCAATTGCTCTAAATGTCGTAATTCAAATTGCGCATTGCGGATGCGCATTGCTTTTTCGATTGTCATGATATTTTCTTTAGATATTGATGAGAGTAACAAGGAAGTAAACGTATCCGGCATATGGCCGGTATTGCTTAATTTGTATTGTGTTTAGACTGTATATACTAGTGCCGAAATTTGATAAAAACAACAGAAACGTTAAGATATGACAATATATAGAGAGCCTTATCAGGCTTAGTTTGCCGTCTATTCTTTTGCCAAATGGCTTTGCCTTGTGCGGCTGTTTTGTTTCTTATATACCACACATCAATTTCCATAGTTTCAAACTATGAATGGTTGTAAAAAGGCCGTCTGAAAAAAAAGAAGCAGGTTTCGCATTGCAAAACCTGCTTCTTTTTTTTCAGACGGCCTGTCTGATTACAGAGTACGGGCAACTTCGACGATGTCGAAACATTCGAGTTGGTCGCCTTCCATAATCTCGTTGTAGCCTTTGAGCATCAGACCACACTCGAAGCCCATGCGGACTTCTTTGACGTCTTCTTTGTAGCGTTTCAAAGAAGACAGCTCGCCGGTATGGATAACCACGTTGTTGCGGATGAGGCGGACATGGGAATCGCGTTTGACCACACCGTCGGTAACCATACAGCCTGCAATGTTGCCGACTTTGGAAACGGAGATAACCTGACGGATTTCGACCGTACCGGTTACTTGCTCTTTCTCTTCCGGAGAGAGCATACCGCTCATGGCGGCTTTCACGTCGTCGATGGCATCGTAAATGATGTTGTAGTAACGGATTTCCACGTTTTCATTCTCAGCCAGTTTGCGGGCGGAAGCATCTGCACGGACGTTAAAGCCGATGATGAATGCGCCGGAAGCGATGGCCAAGTTGACATCAGATTCGGTAATGCCGCCAACGCCGCTGTGCAACACGTTCACTTTCACTTCGTCTGTGGACAGTTTTTTCAGGCTGCCCGCCAAAGCTTCGTAAGAACCTTGTACGTCTGCTTTGATGATGACGGACAAGGATTGGGCTTGGTTTTCGCCCATGTTGTTGAACATGTTTTCCAGTTTTGCGGCCTGTTGTTTGGCCAAGCGCACGTCGCGGTATTTGCCTTGACGGAAGAGGGCGATTTCGCGCGCTTTTTTCTCGTCGGCCAATACCATTGCATCTTCGCCTGCGTTCGGAACGTCGGACAAGCCGAGGATTTCGACAGGGATAGACGGACCGGCTTCATTGATGGCTTTGCCGTTTTCGTCAACCATTGCACGGATTTTACCGAATGCAGTACCGGCCAGCAGCATATCGCCCTTTTTCAGCGTACCGCTTTGTACCAAGAGGGTGGCAACCGCGCCGCGGCCTTTGTCCAAACGTGCCTCTACGATGATACCTTTGGCAGGTGCATCGACTGGGGCAGTCAGTTCCAAAACTTCGGCTTCGAGCAAGACGGCTTCGAGCAATGCATCGATGTTCAGGCCTTTTTTAGCGGAAACGTCGATAAATTGTACATCGCCGCCCCATTCGTCCGGCACGACTTCGTGCGCGGTCAGCTCTTGGCGGATACGCTCTGGGTTGGCGGCTTCTTTATCGATTTTGTTGACGGCAACCACAATTGGTACGCCCGCAGCTTTAGCATGGGCAATCGCCTCGATGGTTTGCGGCATCACGCCGTCGTCGGCTGCTACAACAAGAATCACGATATCGGTTGCTTTCGCACCGCGCGCACGCATGGCGGTAAACGCTTCGTGACCCGGAGTATCCAAGAAGGTAATCACGCCGCGAGGGGTTTCAACGTGGTATGCGCCGATGTGTTGGGTAATGCCGCCCGCTTCGCCTTGTACCACTTTGGCGCGGCGGATGTAGTCCAGTAGGGAAGTTTTACCGTGGTCAACGTGACCCATCACGGTAACAACCGGAGGACGCGGCAATGCTTCGGCTTCTACTGCTTCAACGCCTTCATCCAAGAAGGCTTCAGGATCGTCGGCGGCGGCAGGTTTGCCGATGTGGCCGAGTTCTTCCACAACAATCAGGGCAGTGTCTTGGTCGATGGATTGGTTGATGGTTACCATCATGCCCATTTTCATCAGGGCTTTAACCACTTCGACGCCTTTAACGGCCATTTTGTGTGCCAAGTCGGCAACGGTAATGGTTTCAGGCACTAAAACTTCGTGTACGACAGGTTCGGTCGGCGCTTGGAAGGCGTGTTGGTTTGGCTCAAGTTTGAGTTTTTTGCCTTTTTTGCCGCCGCGTACGCGCTCGTCGTCGCCAGTGCGTGTATTGTTGCGGTCGCGACCACCTTTGCCGCCTTTGCCTTTAGCATTGCGGCCTTGAGTGTCTTCATCACGCTCACGACGGTCTTCTTTTTTACTGCGCGCGTTGTGTTCGGATTTGCCTTCGCCGGATGCTGCTTTAGCTTTCTCGGCAGGTTTACTGCGTTCGCCTGATTTGGCTTCTTTAGTAGGTTTTGAGTCTTTCTCGGCCTGTTGTTTTATGGCTTCACGGCGTGCTTGACGCTCTTGTTTTTCTTTCAACAAGGCTTCTTGATGCGCACGCAGGGCGGCGGCACGACGGGCTTCTTCATCGCGTTGAGCCTGTTCTTCCACGCTGACGACAGGTTGCGGTACGGCAGGAGCGGCAGGTTTAGCTGCCTTTTTCGCTTCTTTGCCTTTGCCGCCTTTGTCTTGTTTGGCTTTGGCAGGTTTCTTGGCTTCGGCTGGTTTTTCAGCTTCAACGGATTTTTCAGACGGCTTGTTGTCTGCTTTAGCTTCAACTTTTACTTCGGTCTTGGCTTCTACAGCTTCAACCGGTTTGGCTTCTTCTTTTTTAGCTTCGGCAGGTTTGCCTTCCGCTTTTGGTGCGGCTTTGGCTGCTTTCAGTCTGGCTGCTTCGGCCTCTGCTTTGGCGCGGGCTTCGGCTTTTGCGGCTGCTTCTGCTTCAGCTTTGGCTTTTTCTTCGGCAGCTTTTGCGGCTGCTTTTTCTGCTTCGGCTTTTTGGTTTTCAGCCGCTACTTTGGCTTTGGCTTCCGCGGCCAATTCTTCGGAAGAAGGAATGGTAACGGCACGGCTGCGGCGGCGTGTTTCCACTTTTACGCCGTCAACGGTGCTGACTTCGGTTTTTTTGCGGCGGATGCTGATGGTGCCGCTGTTGCTGCCATTTTTCTTTTGCAGGTAAGCGGTCAGCAATTGTTTGTCGTCAGTGGTCAGGCTGTCATTACCGCTGTTTTTGTTGACGCCGGCTTCTTTCAATTGTTTGAGCAAATCATCGACGGGGCGGTTTAGTTCGGCGGCAAATTGTGCTACGGTTGTATTACTCATTCAGTACCCCCTTAGTTGTTTTCTTCAGTAAACCAGTGTTCGCGTGCAGCCAAAATCACTTTTTTGGCTTCTTCTTCGTCAACACCGGTAATTTCGACCAATTCGTCAACAGACAATTCGGCTAGATCGTCGCGTTGGGTCACGCCTGCTTCGGCAAGCTTGCGCAACATATCGGAATCTACGCCGTCCAGATTGCGCATGTCTTCAGACACTTCGCCCAGTTTTTCTTCTGCCGCGATGGTCATGGTCAGGATGGCGTCGCGTGCGCGGTTGCGTAGGGTTTCAACGATTTCTTCGTCAAAGCCTTCGATGGCGAGCAATTCTGCCGCCGGAACGTAAGCCACTTCTTCCAATGTGGCAAAACCTTCTTCAACCAAAATATCGGCGGTTTCGTCGTCGATGTTCAAGTGGGTGGTGAAGAGGTTGCGGATAACGGCGTCTTCGGCGGCATTGCGCTCGTCGGCTTCTTCAACGGTCATGATGTTCAGCTGCCAGCCGGTCAGGATGGAAGCCAGGCGGACGTTTTGACCGCCGCGGCCGATGGCCAGCGCCAGTTGGTTTTCATCAACAATCACGTCAACGGCGTGTTTATCTTCGTCAATCACGATGCGGCTCACTTCGGCAGGAGACAGCGCGTTCATCACGAATTGGGCAGGCTCGGGAGACCACAAAACGATGTCGATGCGTTCGCCGGACAATTCGTTGCTCACGGCGTTGACACGGGAACCGCGCACGCCGATACAAGTACCTTGCGGATCGATGCGTTGGTCGTTGGCTTTAACGGCAACTTTGGCGCGTTGGCCTGGATCGCGTGCTACTTCGCGGATTTCCAACAGGCCGTCTGCAATTTCAGGCACTTCGTTGGCGTAGAGTTTGGCCAAGAAGTCGCCGCTGGTACGGCTCAAAATAACTTGTTTGCGGCCGGTGTTGCCGATTTCGTCCACACGCAGGAAGAGGGCGCGGATGCGGTCGCCGCTGCGGAAGTTCTCGCGCGGAATCATTTCTTCGCGTGGAATCAGTGCGTCAAGTTTGCCCGTGACGACTTCAACGATAATACCGTGGCGCTCGACGCGTTTTACGGTACCGGAAACGATGTCTTCTTTAGAAGCGAGGAACTCGTTCAGGTTTTGCTCGCGCTCGGCATCGCGGATGCGTTGCAGGATGATTTGTTTGGCGGTTTGCGCTGCTTGGCGGCCGAAGCCTTCGTTTGGCAGCTGCTCTTCGTAGTATTCGCCGATTTGGATGGTGGTGCCGGGGATTTCTTCTTGGATTTCCTCGATGGTTTTTTCTACGTCAGGGTAGGTGTAGTCTTCATCGGCAACAATCAGCCAGCGGCGGAAGGTTTGGTATTCGCCGGTATCGCGATCGATTTCGACGCGCACGTCCATGTGCTCGCGGTCGGCTTTTTTCTTGGCGGCAGTAGAGAGGGCGAATTCAAGGGCTTTGAATACGACTTCCGTTTCAACGTTTTTTTCACTTGCCAGCGCTTCGGCCAGCTGTAACATTTCGCGACTCATTTTCTAGAATCTCCAAGTAATCGGTTTTTAAAATTTAAATTCGGGGCGCAAACGGGCTTTGTCGATGTTGCTCAATTCGATTTGGGCGGTTTTGCCGTCGAAAGAGACGGTAACGATGTCGTTTTCGCAAGATTCGATGCGGCCGATGAAGTTTTTCTGACCATCAATCGGCAGGCGTGTTTTGATTTTGGCGTTCTGGCCGGC includes these proteins:
- a CDS encoding calcium-binding protein — protein: MTIEKAMRIRNAQFELRHLEQLQPSPLAQATTGTSGDDVYYVTRSDDKIIENPNGGDDTVYSNVSYTLPNHVENLVLTGTANIFGAGNNSNNILIGNEGRNRLNSGRGDDIVYCGGGNDFINGGEGNDRLFGETGNDTLNGEAGNDVLEGGEGDDTYLFSAKSEQDTVIDNQGHNSIRFHTDLSLNDLTVEVRNNETGGHDWLIAVKNSNAVLTIKNQYTQNGTTPAVSQFIIGTQKLDVNSFAKYFDISLTEHTESGKTIDGSDGNDHLIGTSGDDIIDGKAGADIMEGGDGNDTYYVDDVKDVVIEQAGGGEDTVFSSISHTAATHVENVTLTGSANIFAAGNNSNNILTGNEGRNRLNSGRGDDTVYGMGGNDNLNGGEGNDYLDGGDGNDVINGDAGDDILVGGKGKDILKGGAGNDTYIYGDNDTIIDNQGINTLKFSDGLNNAKLNLKTIHNNDGSQSWEITSEQGSALIQNQIGADGSISIDRFQFNDQTYTATQFQQAFQPVKAETIKFAGTDGDDTLHGNAANNEIDGGNDGHDTLYGHDGDDILREHSATYYSTEPDSDDKLYGGNGNDKLYAHVGADLLDGGAGNDYMEGGEHNDTYVFGKGYGHDTIFDFNFGFDSKASLHRLNANVVKFTGGITLDDLEITIEKGYDKTSIINMPDSSQFVTNPLLDGDTWHIRIKGTDDVLTIKNQSGIYGAISEFQFDGNTSYSMGELINHFKLSIPHMIGNTNIVQYTGQPVEELNRDVYNNFNHTIHANSDNSDLDLSRYTSVVEYRGNRSDETITLGRGINIVDTAGGNDTITDLGAENTVIMFGRNSGNDTFNPYGGSNTQVLFKEGLTLKDLQLKTGDDWVLTIKDTGETLTIHDIANNNVDSFVFGNGKSYTADEISKALMTENTQNNGIL
- the infB gene encoding translation initiation factor IF-2 encodes the protein MSNTTVAQFAAELNRPVDDLLKQLKEAGVNKNSGNDSLTTDDKQLLTAYLQKKNGSNSGTISIRRKKTEVSTVDGVKVETRRRSRAVTIPSSEELAAEAKAKVAAENQKAEAEKAAAKAAEEKAKAEAEAAAKAEARAKAEAEAARLKAAKAAPKAEGKPAEAKKEEAKPVEAVEAKTEVKVEAKADNKPSEKSVEAEKPAEAKKPAKAKQDKGGKGKEAKKAAKPAAPAVPQPVVSVEEQAQRDEEARRAAALRAHQEALLKEKQERQARREAIKQQAEKDSKPTKEAKSGERSKPAEKAKAASGEGKSEHNARSKKEDRRERDEDTQGRNAKGKGGKGGRDRNNTRTGDDERVRGGKKGKKLKLEPNQHAFQAPTEPVVHEVLVPETITVADLAHKMAVKGVEVVKALMKMGMMVTINQSIDQDTALIVVEELGHIGKPAAADDPEAFLDEGVEAVEAEALPRPPVVTVMGHVDHGKTSLLDYIRRAKVVQGEAGGITQHIGAYHVETPRGVITFLDTPGHEAFTAMRARGAKATDIVILVVAADDGVMPQTIEAIAHAKAAGVPIVVAVNKIDKEAANPERIRQELTAHEVVPDEWGGDVQFIDVSAKKGLNIDALLEAVLLEAEVLELTAPVDAPAKGIIVEARLDKGRGAVATLLVQSGTLKKGDMLLAGTAFGKIRAMVDENGKAINEAGPSIPVEILGLSDVPNAGEDAMVLADEKKAREIALFRQGKYRDVRLAKQQAAKLENMFNNMGENQAQSLSVIIKADVQGSYEALAGSLKKLSTDEVKVNVLHSGVGGITESDVNLAIASGAFIIGFNVRADASARKLAENENVEIRYYNIIYDAIDDVKAAMSGMLSPEEKEQVTGTVEIRQVISVSKVGNIAGCMVTDGVVKRDSHVRLIRNNVVIHTGELSSLKRYKEDVKEVRMGFECGLMLKGYNEIMEGDQLECFDIVEVARTL
- the nusA gene encoding transcription termination factor NusA — protein: MSREMLQLAEALASEKNVETEVVFKALEFALSTAAKKKADREHMDVRVEIDRDTGEYQTFRRWLIVADEDYTYPDVEKTIEEIQEEIPGTTIQIGEYYEEQLPNEGFGRQAAQTAKQIILQRIRDAEREQNLNEFLASKEDIVSGTVKRVERHGIIVEVVTGKLDALIPREEMIPRENFRSGDRIRALFLRVDEIGNTGRKQVILSRTSGDFLAKLYANEVPEIADGLLEIREVARDPGQRAKVAVKANDQRIDPQGTCIGVRGSRVNAVSNELSGERIDIVLWSPEPAQFVMNALSPAEVSRIVIDEDKHAVDVIVDENQLALAIGRGGQNVRLASILTGWQLNIMTVEEADERNAAEDAVIRNLFTTHLNIDDETADILVEEGFATLEEVAYVPAAELLAIEGFDEEIVETLRNRARDAILTMTIAAEEKLGEVSEDMRNLDGVDSDMLRKLAEAGVTQRDDLAELSVDELVEITGVDEEEAKKVILAAREHWFTEENN